Proteins encoded together in one Tripterygium wilfordii isolate XIE 37 chromosome 14, ASM1340144v1, whole genome shotgun sequence window:
- the LOC120015476 gene encoding ureidoglycolate hydrolase codes for MDFHPDEPKTMKIMSPLFVRSRSIPLLLLSLLCSISTTLAHNNEDPTTKTMEDFSGYAIHEPPHSSITNTLPYSLSVDTQSIQNQIDELSTFSDSPAPSVTRILYSEKDVLARRYIKNLMGLSGLSVREDAVGNIFGRWDGDEPELAPVATGSHVDAIPYSGKYDGVVGVLGAIEAINVLKRSGFKPKRSLEVIYFTSEEPTRFGISCLGSRLLAGIETLAEALKTTVDGQNISFFDAARSAGYAKDQTDLTSVFLKKGSYSAFIELHIEQGPILEEEGISIGIVTAIAAPASIKVDFEGSGGHAGAMLMPNRNDAGLAAAELALAVEKHVLESGSIDTVGTVGILELHPGAINSIPSKSHLEIDIRDINEQRRNHVMDRVHQSAVAIAQNRRVKLSEFKVINQDPPALSDKSIIEAAELASKELNLTYKSMISRAYHDSLFMARISPISMIFIPCYKGYSHKPEEYSSIQDIANGVNVLALTLSKLSLD; via the exons ATGGATTTCCACCCAGACGAGCCCAAGACCATGAAAATAATGTCTCCCCTATTCGTTCGCTCTCGCTctattcctcttcttctcctctcccTTCTCTGTTCCATCTCTACAACCTTAGCTCACAATAATGAAGACCCAACAACCAAAACCATGGAGGATTTCTCTGGTTATGCGATTCATGAGCCACCTCACTCATCTATCACCAACACTCTACCTTATTCACTTTCAGTGGACACCCAAAGTATACAGAATCAG ATTGATGAGCTCTCAACTTTCTCGGATTCTCCTGCTCCATCAGTCACTAGGATTTTGTACTCAGAGAAGGATGTATTGGCCCGCCG GTACATCAAAAATTTGATGGGACTCTCTGGCCTATCTGTTCGAGAGGATGCAGTCGGTAACATATTTGGCCGATG GGATGGTGATGAACCAGAGCTTGCTCCAGTAGCAACAGGTTCTCATGTTGATGCTATTCCATACTCTGGGAAGTATGATGGAGTTGTTGGTGTTTTAGGTGCAATTGAAGCCATTAATGTGCTTAAAAG GTCTGGGTTCAAACCTAAAAGGTCGCTGGAGGTTATCTACTTCACCTCGGAAGAGCCTACACGATTTGGAATCAGCTGCTTGGGAAG CCGCTTGTTGGCAGGTATTGAGACACTTGCAGAAGCTCTGAAGACTACAGTCGATGGTCAAAATATATCATTCTTCGATGCTGCTAGATCTGCTGGATATGCAAAAGATCAAACTGACTTAACCAGTGTGTTTCTGAAGAAAGGAAGCTACTCGGCATTTATTGAATTGCATATAGAGCAGGGACCAATTCTGGAGGAAGAAG GCATTTCTATTGGTATTGTTACTGCCATTGCAGCCCCTGCAAGTATTAAAGTAGACTTTGAAGGTAGTGGAGGCCATGCAGGTGCTATGTTGATGCCAAATAG AAATGACGCGGGGCTGGCTGCTGCAGAGTTGGCACTAGCTGTTGAGAAACATGTTTTAGAGTCTGGGTCCATAGATACTGTTGGTACAGTAG GAATTCTGGAGCTGCATCCTGGAGCAATCAACAGCATTCCAAGCAAATCACACCTTGAAATTG ACATACGAGACATTAATGAACAAAGAAGAAATCATGTAATGGATAGAGTCCATCAGTCTGcagttgcaattgcacaaaaccgaaGAGTCAAGTTGTCTGAATTCAAAGTCATAAATCAGGATCCACCAGCCCTTTCTGACAAATCAATAATTGAGGCTGCAGAATTGGCATCAAAAGAGCTAAACCTAACATACAAATCAATGATAAGCAGAGCATATCATGATTCACTGTTCATGGCAAG GATTTCTCCAATCAGCATGATATTCATCCCATGTTACAAAG GATACAGCCATAAACCTGAAGAATATTCCTCCATTCAGGATATAGCGAACGGGGTCAATGTATTAGCACTGACCCTTTCCAAGTTGTCCCTGGACTGA
- the LOC120015468 gene encoding uncharacterized protein At2g34160-like gives MEVTAVSIVEEIKAMDGGNNAKDDNNLVVLELSADGDQDGKIVSGTATESFRRRRSRIQVSNTKKPFLFYLNLAKRYIKQYNDVELSALGMAIPTVVTISEILKENGLATQKKIETSTIRSKEDDKGRLITKAKIEIVLEKVAEEFEEPADAIVGCC, from the exons ATGGAGGTTACCGCTGTGAGTATTGTAGAGGAGATTAAGGCCATGGACGGAGGCAATAACGCCAAAGATGACAACAACCTTGTTGTTCTGGAGCTTTCTGCGGATGGAGATCAAGATGGCAAGATCGTTTCTGGTACTGCTACTGAGTCGTTCAGAAGAAGAAGGAGCCGAATTCAAGTCTCCAACACCAAGAAACCCTTCTTATTCTACCTCAATCTTGCCAAG AGGTACATCAAGCAGTACAATGATGTGGAGCTCTCTGCCTTGGGGATGG CTATTCCTACTGTTGTCACAATATCTGAGATTCTGAAAGAAAATGGACTGGCAACTCAGAAAA AGATCGAGACCTCTACAATTCGCTCAAAGGAGGATGATAAAGGCCGCCTGATTACAAAGGCTAAG ATTGAGATTGTGCTTGAAAAGGTTGCCGAGGAATTTGAGGAGCCCGCTGATGCAATAGTAGGCTGCTGCTGA